In Vibrio lentus, a single genomic region encodes these proteins:
- the melB gene encoding melibiose:sodium transporter MelB produces MSDQITLQTKLSYGLGALGKDFACAPIYIFLMFYFTDVAGLSAAFVGTIFLAARIIDAVTDPMMGVIVDNTRSKFGKFRPWIVIGTLLNAVVLVGLFSTHMFEGTMLYIYAAAAYILWGLTYTIMDIPYWSLIPALSSSRQEREKLVVWPRLFASLAWFITGTYGLHIVGKLGDGDQGQGFFNVAMLIAVLFVMSAFLIARNVKEKSAPANAKPAERFSFKDVLVIIGKNDQLKALIGTVLSFQIANLLVGGFAIYYFSYALGNADLFPVYMMVAGIAEVAGVFLFPRIASVLPRKHLWVMACGFPVLSCITLLIMGFIAPGNAILIGIAGAAIKFGVGIANALQTVMLADVVDYGEHKTGRRSESVIFSVQTMLVKFAGAAGGFIVGMGLSVVGYVPNVEQSDSTIMGLQFMMVGLPAILMMVSALVYKRYYHLHEGFDQDQAGSDTQTNVVTAEA; encoded by the coding sequence ATGTCTGATCAAATTACTCTACAAACCAAATTATCGTATGGACTAGGGGCTTTAGGTAAAGACTTTGCCTGTGCTCCAATCTACATCTTTTTAATGTTTTACTTCACTGATGTTGCTGGGCTGTCAGCGGCGTTCGTGGGTACTATCTTTTTGGCCGCGCGCATTATCGACGCGGTGACCGACCCAATGATGGGCGTTATCGTTGATAACACGCGCTCTAAGTTTGGTAAATTCCGTCCTTGGATAGTGATTGGAACTCTGTTGAATGCTGTAGTGCTTGTTGGCCTTTTTAGTACGCATATGTTTGAAGGCACTATGTTATACATTTATGCAGCGGCTGCTTATATTCTGTGGGGCCTTACGTACACGATTATGGATATTCCATACTGGTCTTTGATTCCTGCACTATCGAGCTCTCGTCAAGAGCGTGAAAAACTGGTTGTTTGGCCACGATTGTTTGCTAGTTTGGCGTGGTTTATTACGGGTACTTACGGGCTACACATTGTCGGTAAACTGGGTGATGGCGACCAAGGACAAGGCTTCTTCAACGTTGCTATGTTGATTGCTGTTCTGTTCGTGATGAGTGCATTCTTGATTGCGCGCAACGTAAAAGAAAAATCGGCACCAGCAAATGCTAAACCAGCTGAGCGCTTCAGCTTTAAAGATGTACTGGTTATCATTGGTAAGAATGATCAACTAAAAGCACTTATTGGTACGGTATTATCTTTCCAAATAGCAAACTTGCTAGTTGGTGGTTTTGCGATTTACTACTTCTCTTACGCATTAGGCAACGCTGACTTGTTCCCCGTTTATATGATGGTGGCAGGTATCGCTGAAGTTGCAGGCGTATTCTTGTTCCCTCGTATTGCATCAGTGTTACCACGCAAGCACCTATGGGTTATGGCTTGTGGCTTCCCAGTGCTGTCTTGTATCACTCTACTTATCATGGGCTTTATCGCTCCAGGTAACGCGATTCTAATCGGTATCGCGGGTGCTGCAATCAAGTTTGGTGTGGGTATCGCTAACGCACTGCAAACCGTAATGCTTGCTGACGTTGTTGATTACGGTGAACACAAAACAGGTCGTCGCAGTGAGAGTGTTATCTTCTCTGTTCAAACGATGCTTGTTAAGTTTGCAGGCGCGGCTGGTGGTTTTATTGTTGGTATGGGCTTGTCTGTGGTGGGTTATGTACCAAACGTGGAACAGTCTGACAGCACTATCATGGGACTGCAGTTTATGATGGTAGGTTTACCAGCGATTCTCATGATGGTAAGTGCTCTGGTTTATAAGCGTTACTACCACCTGCATGAAGGGTTTGATCAAGACCAAGCGGGTAGTGACACTCAGACTAATGTTGTTACAGCAGAAGCATAA
- the sph gene encoding sphingomyelin phosphodiesterase has translation MNYNVYMLDHRLGVFVGGTNPNKRAQLLANSSVFDDTDVVIFNEVFDNQASQILIDALAQKFGYLTPVLGRTKNGWDHTEGWRSTSLDDGGVIVFSKYPIEYKSQVIFRDGCGADWASQKGFIHTVINKGGERYNIIGTHVQADDDTCNTPPSVVRQDQFAQIESYILGANRSADEMFFIAGDLNVAKDSQEFSSMLETLNVSEPTNYAGAPYSWNPAVNGLAHANYSDLKGQLLDYVLVERSHKQPKNWHNQVLDIASDRVALPGTQEPYYFYEYSDHFPVAAFEYADESTPIHSVRPINKPYNSIRLKHRSTGEYVYADPNVPNGWLTYGRDGEQSNAKFKLDNWHPYNGTCIHDNDYVQISRKDDYKDYYWTYSRNTYYTEDHDSSDFMKISRLTESESCIQNGDVVYIYDHAHHLWTSADKYLEPINTYIKATKELPVSENGLFIIEMDNFEFSDWELSLTYK, from the coding sequence ATGAATTATAACGTTTATATGCTGGATCATCGTCTCGGCGTTTTCGTTGGTGGGACTAATCCAAATAAACGAGCACAGTTATTGGCGAACTCTTCGGTTTTTGATGATACCGATGTGGTTATATTTAACGAAGTGTTCGACAACCAAGCGAGCCAAATACTTATCGATGCACTAGCTCAGAAGTTTGGATATCTAACTCCTGTCTTGGGCCGTACAAAAAATGGTTGGGATCACACTGAAGGTTGGCGATCGACATCTCTTGATGATGGCGGCGTGATTGTATTCAGTAAATATCCGATTGAGTATAAGTCACAAGTGATCTTCAGAGATGGGTGTGGTGCAGATTGGGCATCCCAAAAAGGTTTTATACATACCGTCATTAATAAAGGTGGAGAGAGATACAATATTATCGGCACTCACGTTCAAGCCGACGATGATACCTGCAACACTCCTCCTTCTGTGGTTAGACAAGACCAGTTTGCACAAATAGAGAGCTATATTTTGGGGGCAAACCGCTCAGCTGACGAAATGTTTTTTATTGCTGGTGATTTAAATGTAGCAAAGGACTCACAAGAGTTTTCTTCAATGCTCGAGACCTTAAATGTATCAGAGCCGACCAATTACGCTGGTGCGCCTTACTCATGGAACCCTGCAGTAAATGGTTTAGCACACGCAAACTATTCTGATCTAAAAGGGCAATTACTTGACTATGTTTTGGTCGAGCGTAGCCACAAGCAACCCAAGAATTGGCATAACCAAGTGTTAGATATCGCATCGGATAGAGTTGCTTTACCTGGCACACAGGAGCCGTATTACTTTTATGAGTATTCAGACCATTTCCCTGTCGCTGCGTTTGAGTATGCAGATGAAAGCACGCCAATTCATAGTGTGCGTCCAATCAATAAGCCATATAACTCAATCAGGTTAAAGCATCGATCGACTGGAGAATATGTTTACGCGGATCCAAATGTGCCTAATGGCTGGCTTACCTACGGTCGTGATGGAGAGCAATCCAACGCTAAGTTTAAGTTAGATAACTGGCATCCATATAATGGTACTTGTATTCACGACAATGACTATGTTCAGATCTCAAGGAAAGATGATTATAAAGATTACTACTGGACCTATAGTCGTAATACGTATTATACCGAAGATCACGACTCTTCTGACTTCATGAAGATCAGCCGCCTAACAGAATCCGAAAGCTGCATCCAGAATGGTGATGTCGTATATATTTATGATCATGCGCATCATTTGTGGACATCAGCGGACAAATATCTTGAGCCTATAAATACGTACATCAAAGCGACTAAGGAGCTGCCAGTTAGCGAAAATGGGCTGTTCATTATTGAGATGGATAACTTTGAATTCTCTGACTGGGAATTGAGTCTAACTTATAAATGA
- a CDS encoding winged helix-turn-helix domain-containing protein, translating into MYKVNNWLIHLDHPLVTDLLKNEEKRIGYHDHLVILMLCENAGKINTKEDLLKRAWPGKHVSEGSLTQSISAIRTLLEDNGKQQKYLKTVAKVGYKLESEAVSWLEDDDDKSDNQDNLLAGDPSCKTESFEESSEKKTRFTFGRNQIYIVLGCLFIAIAALFPLVFTAKAPKLTSWLPLTKMFSSEALTVYCDNEEEAKLVAKGVKLLVSQEVKQGRLSRLILAHSQESLSIVILKPLAPPVNLVVLFESPQSTDDLVGMVKAELSRYVH; encoded by the coding sequence ATGTACAAAGTAAATAATTGGTTAATCCACTTAGACCACCCGTTAGTGACTGATTTACTCAAAAATGAAGAAAAGCGCATCGGCTATCACGATCATCTTGTGATTCTAATGTTGTGTGAAAACGCTGGAAAAATTAATACTAAAGAAGATTTGTTGAAAAGAGCTTGGCCAGGAAAACATGTCTCTGAAGGCTCACTGACACAATCGATCAGCGCGATACGTACTTTGCTTGAGGATAATGGGAAGCAACAAAAGTATCTAAAAACGGTCGCTAAGGTTGGTTATAAACTTGAAAGTGAGGCGGTGTCGTGGCTAGAAGACGATGATGATAAATCAGATAACCAAGACAACTTATTAGCTGGGGACCCAAGTTGTAAGACTGAGAGCTTTGAAGAGAGTTCTGAAAAAAAAACACGATTCACATTCGGACGTAACCAAATCTATATTGTTCTAGGCTGCTTATTCATAGCGATTGCGGCATTGTTTCCGTTGGTGTTCACTGCAAAAGCCCCTAAGTTAACGAGCTGGCTTCCACTGACTAAAATGTTTTCTAGCGAAGCTTTAACTGTCTATTGTGATAATGAAGAAGAGGCCAAATTGGTTGCAAAAGGCGTTAAGCTTTTGGTTTCTCAAGAAGTTAAACAAGGTAGGTTAAGCCGATTGATCCTTGCTCATTCTCAAGAAAGTTTATCTATTGTAATACTCAAGCCACTGGCACCGCCTGTCAATTTAGTGGTTTTGTTTGAATCTCCTCAATCAACGGATGATCTGGTTGGTATGGTTAAAGCGGAGCTTAGTCGCTATGTTCACTAA
- a CDS encoding excinuclease ABC subunit B, with protein sequence MKLKRFSLSLITVSMLAGYANASPIPGIDDAYFKGADEYVAYDDPATACDIFNAKVEYINNHLEQQGLPGKIANLCQHARIEDGQIEEQFIITSQNGAYSYGKKKYKIHEQVDVARTIDLLMFSQSNKTNYIMAVDGSMNVTRQTLADGGYFFEWEDEKVAPHFYYREAYLGQIFHGNSQFNFMSGEDAYNQMHRRAVNEAPNNLEEQTRLTWKYLSERCEDDTINDHCLPQSRHGNLFVNQQSFPSSSNLNKEISLAESTSFSFDITGSFEASKSDGPSAGLGVGFGFSQTKESSQTHNMLNYTSVDEGNDIGHSVVQTINTKAVGEAGYYRDAPSAEFWHVKNAAEIWGEDLYRVYDLKSYETWQENYTAERNTCREQKLVFGNAVTVSRAYLNMYGSSWSINENESTLYQRDSNYGITIDTDCDIDDKGQTFRIMKETIL encoded by the coding sequence ATGAAATTAAAACGCTTCAGTTTAAGCTTGATAACAGTCTCCATGTTAGCTGGCTATGCGAATGCATCTCCTATCCCTGGGATTGATGATGCCTACTTCAAAGGGGCTGATGAGTATGTTGCGTACGATGATCCGGCGACAGCCTGTGATATCTTTAATGCCAAAGTAGAATACATTAACAATCACCTAGAGCAGCAGGGTTTACCTGGAAAAATTGCGAACCTCTGTCAGCATGCCAGAATAGAAGATGGTCAAATTGAAGAGCAATTTATTATCACTTCTCAGAATGGTGCTTATAGCTATGGTAAGAAGAAGTACAAAATTCATGAACAGGTTGATGTCGCACGTACCATCGATTTGTTGATGTTTTCTCAGTCAAATAAGACTAACTATATTATGGCGGTTGACGGTAGCATGAATGTCACGCGTCAAACCCTTGCCGACGGAGGCTATTTTTTCGAGTGGGAAGATGAGAAAGTTGCGCCACACTTTTATTACCGAGAAGCATACTTAGGTCAGATCTTCCATGGTAATTCTCAATTTAATTTCATGTCAGGTGAGGATGCTTACAACCAGATGCACCGCAGAGCGGTTAATGAAGCACCTAACAATCTTGAAGAGCAAACAAGGTTGACTTGGAAGTACTTAAGTGAGAGGTGTGAAGACGACACAATCAACGATCATTGTCTCCCTCAAAGCCGACATGGAAATCTGTTTGTGAACCAGCAAAGCTTTCCAAGTTCGAGTAATTTGAACAAAGAGATTTCGTTAGCTGAGAGTACGTCTTTTAGTTTCGATATTACTGGCTCTTTTGAAGCGAGCAAATCAGATGGTCCGTCTGCTGGTCTCGGAGTAGGCTTTGGTTTTAGCCAAACCAAAGAATCGAGCCAGACACACAATATGTTGAATTACACCTCGGTTGATGAAGGCAATGATATCGGCCACTCGGTTGTCCAGACTATTAATACAAAAGCTGTGGGAGAAGCTGGGTATTACAGAGATGCTCCATCTGCAGAATTTTGGCATGTAAAGAACGCTGCTGAAATTTGGGGTGAAGACCTGTACCGAGTTTACGATCTAAAGAGCTATGAGACGTGGCAGGAAAACTACACTGCTGAACGGAATACTTGTCGTGAGCAAAAACTGGTATTCGGCAATGCGGTGACGGTTTCGCGCGCCTATCTCAATATGTATGGCAGTAGTTGGTCAATTAATGAGAATGAGTCAACTTTATACCAAAGAGATTCTAACTACGGCATTACGATCGATACTGATTGCGATATTGACGATAAAGGTCAAACGTTCCGCATCATGAAAGAAACAATTCTTTAG